Proteins encoded within one genomic window of Kibdelosporangium phytohabitans:
- a CDS encoding LLM class flavin-dependent oxidoreductase encodes MTDYGHDLVLGTFITPSAKDPARAVGLAELTEAAGLDAATFQDHPYNAGLLDVWTLLSWVAARTNRITVSGNVINLPLRPPAVLATAAASLDLLSGGRFELGIGAGGFGDAIHGMGGGSKSAGQRIEALSEAIDIFRGLWDAGTRGMFRYDGRHYQVPGVKRGPAPQHDIGIWLGAYKPKMLALTGAKADGWLPTLEYLKPGDLAAGNAAIDEAAATAGRDPRTVRRLLNIMGASFDRSDTALHGTPADWVEQLLELVLEHGVSAFFIGGDDARTIQAFGAEVAPALRAAVADERGTSQRVAGIDYDALPRELQVRSVGPGDRGYERVRHTYSYKGSPGLVIQPGNAEEVATALTYARAQQVTISVRSGGHGISGRSTNDGGIVIDLARLNKVSVLDRATRRVRVEPGARWGEVAEALAPHGLAVSSGDYGGVGVGGLATTGGLGYLARSYGLTIDHVLAVDIVLADGTALRADETHHPDLFWAVRGAGGNFGIVTAFEIEATEITDVVHASLVIDAAEAAGVLQRWGKLVEDAPREVTSFLALLPARRGQPPIAHVTLVYAGSDIPAAQAALSPFLGTGPVLREQAQVMPYAAALHTADNTHHGHGLSDSRSGLVEHITPEVAAAVEKIITSSHVLIAQFRSAGGAVNDTPADATAYAHRTQNFSVLAATAPSRARQLDTVWSELYPLLNGMYLSFETDTSPDRLLDAFPDRTLCRLLTLKAKYDPDGVFDKNFDLTAARKLPVPKEG; translated from the coding sequence ATGACTGACTACGGCCACGACCTGGTGCTGGGCACGTTCATCACGCCGTCCGCCAAGGACCCGGCTCGCGCGGTCGGGCTGGCCGAGCTGACGGAGGCCGCCGGGCTGGACGCGGCGACGTTCCAGGACCACCCGTACAACGCGGGCCTGCTGGACGTGTGGACGCTGCTGAGCTGGGTCGCGGCGCGCACGAACCGGATCACCGTGTCCGGCAACGTCATCAACCTGCCGTTGCGCCCGCCCGCGGTGCTCGCCACGGCGGCGGCGAGCCTGGATCTGCTCTCCGGTGGCCGGTTCGAGCTGGGCATCGGCGCGGGCGGGTTCGGCGACGCCATCCACGGCATGGGCGGCGGCAGCAAGAGCGCCGGACAGCGGATCGAGGCGCTCTCGGAAGCGATCGACATCTTCCGCGGCCTGTGGGACGCGGGCACACGCGGCATGTTCCGGTACGACGGACGGCACTACCAGGTCCCCGGCGTCAAACGCGGCCCCGCACCACAGCACGACATCGGCATCTGGCTCGGCGCGTACAAGCCGAAGATGCTGGCACTGACCGGTGCCAAGGCCGACGGCTGGCTGCCGACGCTGGAGTACCTCAAGCCCGGCGACCTGGCCGCGGGCAACGCGGCCATCGACGAGGCGGCGGCCACCGCGGGCCGTGATCCGCGCACGGTCCGCAGGCTGCTCAACATCATGGGCGCGAGCTTCGACCGTTCGGACACCGCACTGCACGGCACGCCCGCCGACTGGGTCGAGCAACTGCTTGAGCTGGTTCTCGAACACGGCGTCAGCGCGTTCTTCATCGGCGGCGACGACGCGAGGACCATCCAGGCGTTCGGTGCCGAAGTCGCACCCGCGTTGCGGGCAGCCGTGGCCGACGAACGCGGGACTTCCCAGCGTGTGGCGGGAATCGACTACGACGCGTTGCCGCGCGAGTTACAGGTCAGGTCGGTCGGGCCAGGCGACCGGGGCTACGAACGAGTCCGGCACACGTACTCGTACAAGGGATCTCCCGGGCTGGTGATCCAGCCTGGGAACGCCGAGGAGGTCGCGACCGCGTTGACGTACGCGCGGGCGCAGCAGGTGACGATCTCAGTGCGCAGCGGCGGCCACGGCATCAGCGGACGGTCCACGAACGACGGTGGCATCGTCATCGACCTCGCCCGGTTGAACAAGGTGAGCGTCCTGGACCGCGCAACGCGGCGAGTCCGCGTCGAACCCGGGGCCCGCTGGGGAGAAGTGGCCGAGGCGCTCGCACCCCACGGCCTGGCGGTGAGTTCGGGCGACTACGGAGGTGTGGGCGTCGGCGGCCTGGCAACCACGGGCGGGCTCGGCTACCTGGCGCGCAGCTACGGTCTCACGATCGACCATGTCCTGGCCGTCGACATCGTCCTCGCGGACGGGACAGCGCTGCGGGCCGACGAAACACACCACCCCGACCTGTTCTGGGCGGTACGCGGAGCGGGCGGCAACTTCGGGATCGTCACGGCGTTCGAGATCGAGGCGACGGAAATCACGGACGTCGTACACGCCTCCCTGGTCATCGACGCCGCGGAGGCAGCCGGTGTGCTACAGCGCTGGGGAAAGCTGGTGGAGGACGCACCCCGTGAGGTCACCAGTTTCCTCGCCTTGCTGCCAGCACGACGTGGCCAGCCGCCGATCGCTCACGTCACCCTGGTGTACGCGGGCTCCGACATCCCGGCAGCGCAGGCCGCACTGAGCCCGTTCCTCGGGACAGGACCGGTACTGCGGGAACAAGCACAGGTCATGCCCTACGCGGCCGCCCTGCACACCGCAGACAACACACACCACGGCCATGGCCTGTCCGACAGCCGCAGCGGCCTGGTCGAGCACATCACCCCCGAGGTCGCAGCAGCCGTCGAGAAGATCATCACCTCCTCCCACGTGCTCATAGCGCAATTCCGATCAGCAGGCGGCGCGGTCAACGACACACCCGCGGACGCGACCGCCTACGCACACCGCACACAGAACTTCTCCGTCCTCGCAGCCACCGCACCCAGCCGCGCGAGACAGCTGGACACCGTGTGGAGTGAGCTGTATCCGTTGCTGAACGGCATGTACCTGAGCTTCGAAACCGACACCAGCCCGGACAGGCTCCTGGACGCCTTCCCAGACAGGACACTGTGCCGACTGCTGACGTTGAAGGCGAAGTACGATCCGGACGGGGTGTTCGACAAGAACTTCGACCTCACCGCAGCCCGAAAGCTGCCAGTGCCGAAGGAAGGTTAG
- a CDS encoding FecCD family ABC transporter permease: MSRARRIALAAAAPLALLVTLLVAVRIGATGVGYADIGRVIGTHLGLPVQPLPRLTDSVIWQLRIPRVLLAALVGAALAVCGAVLQAITRNSLADPYLLGVSNGASTGAVAVVVLGVGASSIGITGGAFAGAALAFTLMLLLLRRSKLHTVRIVLIGVIVGQLFAAVTSLILMASADPDTTRAITYWLLGSLSSARWDSVVVTAIAAAVGLGVIWVCARSLDVLALGHETAAGLGVDVRRTRLVLLVATALLTSVAVASVGAIGFVGLIVPHGVRFLVGPEHRVLLPYTALVGAMFLVWTDALARVAYAPREVPVGVFTALVGVPLFLLVSRKRGEL; the protein is encoded by the coding sequence GTGTCGCGCGCTAGACGGATCGCGCTCGCGGCCGCCGCACCGCTCGCGCTGCTCGTCACGCTCCTCGTCGCCGTCCGGATCGGTGCGACCGGCGTCGGTTACGCGGACATCGGCCGGGTGATCGGCACCCACCTCGGGCTGCCGGTGCAGCCGCTGCCCCGGCTGACCGACTCGGTGATCTGGCAGTTGCGGATTCCCCGCGTCCTGCTGGCCGCGCTGGTCGGGGCGGCGCTCGCGGTCTGCGGTGCCGTGCTGCAGGCGATCACGCGCAACTCGCTGGCGGATCCGTACCTGCTGGGCGTCTCCAACGGAGCCTCCACGGGTGCGGTCGCGGTCGTCGTGCTCGGCGTCGGCGCGAGTTCGATCGGCATCACGGGCGGCGCGTTCGCCGGCGCCGCGCTGGCGTTCACGCTCATGCTTCTGCTGTTGCGCCGAAGCAAGTTGCACACGGTCCGGATCGTGCTGATCGGCGTGATCGTCGGGCAGCTGTTCGCAGCGGTCACGTCGTTGATCCTGATGGCGTCGGCGGATCCGGACACGACACGCGCGATCACCTACTGGCTGCTGGGTTCCCTGTCCTCGGCGCGATGGGACTCGGTCGTGGTGACCGCGATCGCCGCGGCGGTGGGCCTCGGAGTCATCTGGGTGTGCGCGCGGTCGCTGGACGTCCTCGCCCTGGGTCACGAAACCGCCGCGGGACTGGGCGTCGACGTCCGCCGGACGCGCCTGGTCCTGCTCGTGGCGACCGCGCTGCTGACGTCCGTGGCAGTGGCGTCGGTCGGGGCGATCGGGTTCGTCGGGCTGATCGTCCCGCACGGAGTGCGGTTCCTGGTCGGCCCCGAGCACCGCGTCCTGCTGCCGTACACGGCGCTGGTCGGGGCGATGTTCCTGGTGTGGACGGATGCGCTGGCACGAGTCGCGTACGCGCCTCGCGAGGTGCCGGTCGGCGTGTTCACCGCACTGGTCGGCGTTCCGCTCTTCCTGCTCGTGTCCCGCAAACGCGGTGAGCTGTGA
- a CDS encoding ABC transporter substrate-binding protein, translated as MIRLGAALAVVVMAGACAAPAESAAPGRNATTVTNCGRELRFDRPPSRVVTVEQSSTETLLALGLGDRMVGTAFRSGRILPEYQAAYDRVPVLSAKQLTGEQLRAATPDLVVSSFASNFVKDQLGTREELQELGLPSYISAVECHRDEPGTPFERLLRDYENYGRIFGIPDRANALIAQQREALKQSTLTSGKPTVVYLYSVFKDSPYVAGHNGIPSDMSRIIGAPNAFDDISEEWPQVSWEEIAKRNPTVIVVGDLADRGTPGDSAAEKIAMMRAHPVISQLDAMRGNRIIQVPGIELDPTVRSANSLRLVAEGLKSLGVAR; from the coding sequence GTGATCCGGTTGGGCGCGGCACTCGCCGTAGTGGTCATGGCCGGCGCTTGTGCCGCACCCGCCGAGTCGGCCGCGCCAGGCCGGAACGCGACCACTGTCACCAACTGCGGGCGGGAACTGCGCTTCGACCGGCCACCGAGCCGGGTCGTCACCGTGGAGCAGTCCTCCACCGAGACCCTGCTGGCGCTGGGCCTGGGCGATCGCATGGTGGGCACGGCCTTCCGTTCCGGCAGGATCCTGCCCGAGTACCAGGCGGCGTACGACCGGGTCCCGGTCCTCAGCGCCAAGCAGCTGACCGGTGAGCAACTGCGGGCCGCCACGCCGGATCTGGTGGTCAGCTCCTTCGCGTCGAACTTCGTCAAGGACCAGCTCGGCACGCGCGAGGAACTCCAGGAACTCGGCCTGCCGTCGTACATCAGCGCGGTGGAATGCCACCGTGACGAGCCGGGAACGCCGTTCGAGCGACTGTTGCGGGACTACGAGAACTACGGCAGGATCTTCGGCATCCCCGATCGCGCGAACGCCTTGATCGCACAGCAGCGGGAGGCGCTCAAGCAGTCGACGCTGACATCGGGCAAACCGACCGTGGTGTACCTGTACTCGGTCTTCAAGGACTCCCCGTATGTCGCCGGGCACAACGGGATCCCGAGCGACATGAGCCGGATCATCGGTGCCCCCAACGCGTTCGACGACATCAGCGAGGAATGGCCGCAGGTGTCGTGGGAGGAGATCGCCAAGCGGAACCCGACGGTGATCGTCGTCGGTGACCTCGCCGACCGCGGCACACCGGGTGACAGCGCGGCCGAGAAGATCGCCATGATGCGTGCGCACCCGGTCATCTCGCAGCTGGACGCGATGCGGGGGAACAGGATCATCCAGGTGCCGGGAATCGAACTGGACCCGACTGTGCGCAGCGCCAACTCCTTGCGGCTCGTCGCCGAGGGATTGAAGTCGCTCGGTGTCGCGCGCTAG
- a CDS encoding MFS transporter, producing the protein MLDAAFLRLWTGMTASGLATWALPFILGLAVLDKTLSPAALGVVLATRTIGFLVAVPVGGVLADRYSRRAVVLWSGLIAAGASPVIAVGSVPLMAVAAAVVGVGQGACRPAFQALVAEVVTVERRQRANAAMTLSVRVTTLVAPGLTALLATVVDTGWLLAGTGLLWLVAALLPPAGSAEPAAQATRPRLVSEFTEGVREARRHPWFMAGLGALAAVIFTGYSATGVALPLLSGSEAVLAAALTAYTAGALAGALIIARWRPKRQGWAALAGLACYGFAPLSLLVDLGPAVVVAAYVLTGIGIELFNVPWFTATQREVRPELLARVSSLDFLVSYGLAPLGLALIAPAIDAYGTTAVLAGCAVICFAAPAVAAVVPSSRHFGRSLESSGEPRRR; encoded by the coding sequence ATGCTCGACGCTGCCTTTCTCCGGCTGTGGACCGGGATGACCGCGTCCGGACTGGCCACGTGGGCGTTGCCGTTCATCCTCGGCCTGGCCGTGCTGGACAAGACGCTCAGCCCGGCCGCGCTCGGTGTGGTCCTCGCCACACGCACCATCGGCTTCCTCGTGGCCGTGCCGGTCGGGGGAGTGCTGGCCGACCGCTACTCACGCCGTGCCGTCGTGCTGTGGTCCGGTCTGATCGCGGCCGGTGCGTCACCGGTGATCGCCGTGGGTTCGGTGCCGCTGATGGCTGTGGCGGCGGCTGTCGTGGGCGTCGGGCAGGGCGCGTGCCGTCCGGCGTTCCAGGCGCTGGTGGCCGAAGTGGTCACGGTCGAGCGCCGTCAGCGGGCCAACGCGGCCATGACGCTCTCGGTCCGGGTGACCACACTCGTCGCACCTGGGCTGACCGCGTTGCTGGCCACGGTCGTGGACACCGGCTGGCTGCTGGCCGGCACCGGTCTGCTGTGGCTGGTCGCGGCGCTCCTGCCGCCGGCCGGTTCGGCCGAACCTGCCGCGCAGGCCACCCGTCCACGGCTGGTCAGCGAGTTCACCGAAGGCGTCAGGGAAGCGCGCAGGCACCCGTGGTTCATGGCCGGTCTCGGCGCGCTGGCCGCGGTGATCTTCACCGGGTACTCGGCGACAGGAGTGGCGCTGCCCCTGCTGAGCGGGTCGGAAGCGGTGCTCGCGGCGGCGTTGACCGCGTACACGGCCGGTGCGCTGGCCGGAGCGTTGATCATCGCCCGCTGGCGTCCCAAGCGCCAGGGCTGGGCGGCGCTGGCGGGCCTCGCCTGTTACGGCTTCGCTCCGCTGAGCCTGCTCGTGGACCTCGGACCGGCCGTGGTCGTCGCGGCCTATGTGCTGACCGGGATCGGGATCGAACTGTTCAACGTGCCGTGGTTCACGGCGACCCAGCGCGAGGTGCGGCCGGAACTGCTCGCTCGTGTGTCCTCATTGGACTTCCTTGTCTCGTACGGGCTCGCGCCGCTCGGCCTCGCGCTGATCGCACCGGCGATCGACGCGTACGGGACCACAGCGGTCCTCGCGGGCTGCGCGGTGATCTGCTTCGCCGCACCGGCCGTCGCCGCCGTGGTGCCCAGCTCCCGGCATTTCGGCCGAAGCCTAGAATCCTCGGGTGAACCGCGACGACGGTGA